The Salmo trutta unplaced genomic scaffold, fSalTru1.1, whole genome shotgun sequence DNA segment CTGAGAGGAAGTGCAGTCAGATCTTGCAGCACCATAGACAGTCTCACATGTTAAAAGTCTCACAGTCAAGGTCTCTGTTGAACCGTATGAATGATGtattctattctctctctctccccctctctgttcagtGGAATCAGAGTTACCAAGACCAGGACTATTACGGCAACAAGAATCAGGTTTACCAAGACCAGGGCTACTATGGTAACAGGAACTACGCTTACGATAGTTACCGTGATTACTGTTAAACATCTAAAGAGATTAGCAAAATCAGCAGGTGGTTTTATAAAGATTTATTATACATGTTATATTTCTTACATTATCTTACAGCATTTTTATGCAAAGTTGGGAAATATTGTGCCTCCACCAGGTGCCTAAGTGTCAAACATCAAGCAATGTTTGTATGGAGTTATCTTTTCTGTAATACTGCTGGAACTTTATATTCAGGGAATGTTTCCTTAGACATTTTCATAGCAGGGGGCTCGAACTTTCTACAACAGTATTGTCTCTTAAAGCAACAACAACATTAAATCGCTGCTTTTTCATTGAAGAAAATGTCTATTGTATTAATTTCATCATCTGGAAATGATATCCGGTGCAGTAGCTGGAGTTTGTGATCAATTGCTTTTGTTTTCTCGGTCAGGCAGCACTAGTTGATAGAGCAGCACTGCACCCTTGGCTGAAGGACACAACTCCGACCACAGGGGGGTGCTCTGGTCTAGCCGTAGCACCTCCTTCAAATCACAAGGCACACGTTCAGAGATTCATTACACATAAGGTGTTATTATTGTGTAATAAACTGTTTAAACTATTTGTATGACATTGTTCAGTATCTATGTTTCAATTATGAACTTTCCATATGctttgttttgctgtgttcttAGACATAACATTTTATTTATGCACAGATTACAGTAACTTGTGGCGCTCCTTACTGTTTGGCTCAAGAACACGATTTCTGTAGACTCCTGGGCCTCAATGCCCCCCTGCCAGTAAAGCTCTCGAACTTCTGTGGAAGTCAGTGAACAACTGGGGACAGACAACACAACATAGGAATTGTATAACACTGAATGTCTTATCATTTTGTGGTCAGTTATCAAACATGGGCCTGATAATGAAGGGCTCTTTTCTATGATGTCATTTCCTTTGTGAGTACCTGATGTAGAACTCTGCACTGGGTCTGCCTGCACTGGTGTGATTCAGAGCGATGCCCATCAGTATCGGCTCACCCAGAGAACACAGAGGAACATTTACCTGCAGACAGACAATGGGGTCGTAATGAGAGGAATGAAGACGAACTTaatgaaagagatggagaaagaaaatgattgatggagagagagagagagagagagaaaggggataaACAAACAAACTGTCCTTGACCACTCTCATGGCCAGCAGCTATGTTTCTTTGTCTCACCTCGTCTCTGATCTCAGCGCACACAGAAGAGAACAGCTCTCTGACCACAGCCTCCTCCCTCCACTGCAGCATCTCCACCCTGATCCTGTCCTCCTCATCGAGGCCTTCAAACACAGCCtgggggaaagggggaggaggcAGCAATGGTAATTAGATGCCATAAGTATGGCAAACAATGGAAATAGAATGCAGTTCAACAGTCGTTTTGAATAAGTGTCATAACTTAATCCAACCAACCTCACAAGTATGGATGATAGAATACCACATTTCATACAGTATTGGTTTAACTTTCACCCTCTTTCTCCCATCTCACCTTTGGTTCAGGGTGCCCCCCAGGGATGTCCAGCAGCCCCCTTGCCTCCGCCACTTGCTGGCTCCTCCTGATCAGCACCACCTGTCTGTCAGCCGTACACAAGACCCCACCCACCCCCAGCGGCTGGGCCAATAGCGCCAGAGGATCCCCATACTCCACCTCCGCACGCTGGCGAAGCTTCCTTGCTCTCTGAGACCAGTTGGTGCCCAGGAAGTCCCTATAGCAGGTTAGGCCCAACCTCAGGGTCAGGATGGGAGTGGGCCCCTCACCCTTCCCACCCACATCTCTCTGTGGGAAGGGTTGAGCTTCTGCTGCACTGCTTCCCACAGCAGGATGTTGGTCTCTGCACCCTGGGGTGGAGGTTTGCGAGTCTCTGAGGTTCCCCTCCCTCTGCTTATAGCTACTCAAATCCTTGTCATTATGCTGTCGTTCACCTATGACTCCGTCTATTTGATCCCTTTGGTGTCTGAGCACCTGTGCTCTTCCAGAGTCAGCGTTCCCCTTTGTCTCGTGTTGGCCCTCTTCCTCCTTCTGAATGCTACATTGCCttccatctctgtctcctcctccattCATGCAGGGAGGCTGGGGTGTAGGTGGACAAGAGGGCTGGGGTGAGGCCAGACTGAAAGAGTGCAGCCTGAATTTGGCCCCATTGAAAAGCCATGGCTCCATGGTCACCCTCTCTGTCCACACCTCCTCTATGTGACTCTCCAGTGCTGGGTCTGTCTGACGGTTAAACCTtgatgaatagagagagagagatggagtgagaggacAGTAGATTCATTGTGTTTGATAACTGGTTTTATAGTTAGTTGGTTGGTTGTTAGAAGTAGTCTATCGATTGAAAGTAATGAATTCTGAATTTACCTGGCAGAAAGCTCCACCTGCACTTGTGGTTCCAGGAGACCTCCCCAGGCGGTGCAGTGCAACAGCACAGAGACCTCAGGATCCATTCTGATTAAGCCTGATCAAATCGGAATCATATCAATCAGCTCTCATGTTTGTGTAGAATAAATGAAGATCATTTTCAAATTGAGGAAGGATAGTTTTACCTAGCCCAATATTGGACTAAAGGAGTCTAACGTTACTCTTTACAGTCtaaggaccttacatgttctgtttaaagggCTCTCAAagtcaaaacagccaaatactaaACGTGAATTCCCAATAATGGTACGGTTCTAGCAACATAAGTCATTGATAAATTAGCTTGTCAGCAACAAAGTGCCGGGACCAAAAGGTCAAACGAACTTTAGCGAGAAACTGATTGAACTAGCCCAAGATGTACTCTTACGGAGCCTAACGTTACCCCTTAAGTCCAAGGACCTTTAGGTtatttcagaggtagactggctctggcagccaaaacGCCATCTAAACGCGAATCAAGTCTCAATTGTGATACGGTTCTAGAAAGATAAAGCCCTCTACTTTCATATTACAGGAAAATTATTCgacaaatacaaaatatacacttactgcaCACAGTTTTAATCGattttaacacagttgcagccgacagtatttttcagtgactaCACATTTGTGGCGTCCATCTCccgtttacacacaggtgttcggagacgcagatagctaattagcacaggtagtccACTCTGTGCTCTAACATGGAAATATGTGTGGGAACCCTAACCTTATAAAAGGTTTCTATCAATTTAACCTTTAGTTTTTAGAAAAGTATTTCTTGATGATACGAAAGAttaggtccttatgcttccaaaaccgtacTGCAAGAGATGCGCgttaatgttcagaccgagcgTTGTGGcccttaacaaaactcccccgtacagaagacgccttcgtccaatgactcttatgtgtaatgGAATGGAACTGAGAGCCATGATCAAGGGCTAAGTTTTACCATGTGACTAAGCTCAGAAGTAGTAGAGCTGTGTGTTTACAGAAGGGATGCTGGAAAAGTTTTGGAATTAATTTTCAGGCTGAATCATAAAATTGTAGCTATGAAGCTGCTGTAAAGTGAATAGCTGGCAAACTGACACCCATCCACCccaaccatctgtcttatgtaaccaaacCGAACATGTCACACTAATTTGGGTGTCCCGggtttacatttactatgttacgtcaagtctatgagaccaggctgggaaGGCAGAGGGACCACCTGTGCTAAATAGCTGTCTAGCATGCTCCAAACATCTGTCTGTAATGGCAGAAGGCCGCCAgaaacgtgttgtcactgaaaataCTGTCAGCTGCAACTGATAAAGCCGTTAAAAGTGTACATtaagtgtatgttttgtatttgttAAATAACTTTcctgtgatatgaaagtagagggctTAATGTTTCTAGAACCGTATTGTAATTGATTCGCGTTTAGATGGCgttttggctgccagagccagtctacctctgaaataACCTAAAGGTCCTTGAACTTAAGGGGTAACGTTAGGCTCCGTAAGAGTACATCTTGGGCTAGTAGCTAGCTTCTCGCTAAAATTCGTTTGACGGTTTGAACCCAGCACCTTTTTCTGACAAGCTAATTTATCAATGCCACAAACACGGCTATAGTTTAAAAGATTGATCCTTACCAATAGCTTCCTTCCACTGCTATAGCATAAACAAGTCAAGCCTTAACGAACATATAGATTACTTTTATGGAATGGCCGCTGACTGAACCAAAGCCTCGAGCGTTTGAAAGTCAGAAACATATTTAAAAATTGGTCGCTGAGAGACAAATGCAAAGCTACTAGTAACTTACAAAATATATGGTCTTAAAAGTCCAGGAAGTGATTTAGTGGACGAGTCATAACACTCAGGTCAGCACCGCCCACTTCTACAGCTGATTGGAGGAGGCGTGAGGTTGGTGAGAACATGAAGTAAACTGCTGTGATTGCAATGATGAGTAAAATACTATTTTGGGGTGTTGAAGAAAAACTCAAAAGTGTGTGAAATGCATTAAATGTGTGTATTTTTTGCTATTAGCCACAAGAAAAACAATCCAGTTTTGATGCATTATCTTGTAGAGAATAGAAAGACAAGGAAGGGTTAACCCCGAAACGTGCAGTAGTGTGTGGTCGTGTTCAGTATGGAATAAACGGTCTGAAAAGGAGTGAAACTGGGCTCTTAACGTCCTGAATTTGTACACTAAGAACATATATTTTGTTTTCAGTTGCAAACGGAACGAaatggggagggacctacctgaatttgtccaatataaactATAGTTTCCGTTTGGAGTAAACGCAACAGAATCGTtgtaatgattacaccccaaCACTCTGCCAGACAATTTTATGCAACAATCCCCAGTATACTTGTTATGATGCGAAGAAAGTACAACATTTCGGTACGTCTATGCTTCTCTACCCTTGCAATTCACCattgctttttttgttgttaaaaTACTTGTTTTGCCACGTGACAACATAGGTCAAAAGCTTAGCCCAGTGTCTTTAGTCGAGTTAGCTAGCAAGCTTATAGCCACCGCTACAAtatttaacaaaaataaaaacttaacatgcaacaatttgaggaaattgaaatacattaattaggccctaatctatgaatttctcATGACTGGGAATACTGATATGCATCTCACAATGGGCCTCTGGATCTCGTCtcggtatttttgtgcattcaaaatggcactctgtttacaatgttgacatcagcaaaccgctcgcccacaggATCCAATACACGTGgtgtgcggttgtgaggctgattggatgtactgccaaattccctaaaacgacgttggaggcagcttatgttaCAGAAATGAACATGcaattctctgccaacagctctggtggacattcctgcagtcagcatgctaattgcagctccctcaacttgagacatctgtggcattgtgttgtgtgacaactacACATTTTATAGTTGTCTTTTATtcaccccagcacaaggtgcacctgtgtagtgatcatgctgtttaatcagcatcttgatattccacacctgtcaggtggatggattatcttggcatagaagaaatgctctctaacagggatgtaaacaaatgtgtgcaaaacattttagagaaatacatGTTTGTGCCTATGGAACATGTGTGGGAtcgtttatttcagctcatgaaacatgtgaccaacactttaaatgtgtttatatttttgttcagtatatatgttttttaaatgtcaaaTACACATCAATCCAAATGCCTCAGTATTTGTATCTGGGAACACTTTCGATTGGAGAACCATCTAATGAGTGAACATGTagttcatctgaaacattcttaTGGGAGTTTGAAAACAACATGCATTTCGTTTTGCCTGTACTAAGCACAAGTTTTAAACCAGCAAGGGATTTCTGCATAGCTCTAAAATCTGACTAGTTTTaacacagccagatcaacagttgGGGAAGTAGCATACATAATAGTATCATCCGCATATAGATTAAGTTTAGAATTTTTAACAGATTGACCAATGGTGTTTATATAAGTAGTGAAGAGAAAAGGTCCCAAAATCGACCTATGTGGTACATCTTTATGTACTTCAAGAAGTTTACACTTAACCCCATCAATcacgatggcctgagttctgtcactaagataatcatgaaACCAAGAACAGCCGTCAGAGCTCAGGCCTATTGAGGACAACTTATTCAATAAAATAGCATGATCAgcagtatcaaaagctttttacaggtccacaaacaaagcagcacatttcATTTTAGTGTCTAAAGCATTGACAAGATAATGAACAACTAAAGTGGTTGATGTGATTGTGGTATGTCCAGGCCAaaaccctgattggtttacatTCCAAATAAATTTTTCAGATAAAAAAATAGCAAAGTTGTTCATTTACCAAGGTTTCAAGAATCTTAGCTAGACAAGGAAGCCTTGGAATGGGGTGACAATGATTAAGATCACTACTATCCCCGTCCTTATGGAGTGGCAGAACAAGAGCTGATTTCCATACTTTTGGAACatttcctgataacaatgttCAAATGTGAGTTATTTAGCCAACAATGATAGGCAGACCTGGATTCAATTGGTCAGCCTCTGTGGATCTCTTGTTGTCTATTGCCCACAAATCATTCAGGTCTTCTTTTTCTGAAAGAAAAGCTGTACCAACTATAATTTCTGTGCTCATTCAGCAAGTTTATGCTATCAGCATCCAGCCCAATGTCATTGTGAATAGGCTTACAAGTTCTTTCAAAGAGAGCCCgctgaaataaaatggtgattaaatgcaTCAATGATGGCATTTTCCCCCCGTAATAAGGCCAGTGTCTGAATTAATTTGTTGtagcagagaggaggaagtagaatCCTTAAAAGATTTTacagttttccagaattttgcCAGGTTCCCATTACAATCTGAATAAGCAGTTACATAATAATCAGATTTAGCCTTTCACAATGATTCCTCAGTTAAAAGCTTGCCAGTCCGGGCCTGTGATCCCAGCACTGTGTTGTCATTCTGTTTAATTAGCATTCATTGTGTCTTATTGCAGAGTGGCAGTAAACTATTACAACCTTCTTGGTGTAAAACCTGATGCCTCACTGGAGCAAATAAAGAATGGATTTTTTGACGAATCAAAAAAGGTACGACAATCTCCTAGCCTGTCATTTAAAAGCTTCACATACTTAATAAATGTAGGAAAGGCACAGTTCAAGCAGCACAGATTTAGGGTTTGCTGCATGATGCTTTATATTGCAGCATCTCTGTCCAACCACACGAGTGCACTCTTGCACAGTATTTTTCTACCTTCTTCCAACATGGCATTCCCACGGTGTTCATGTATATTATATTTTGGTGTGAGGATCTCTATGTTAACAGGGCTGTATGGTATGTTTACCAGTATATATCTGTGTTGAAtgagcagtggcgattttagcatgtaaatcttggtggggaatACGCCGCAATTTTTTCccgatgcatgccagcaaagacaCTAGAggacacaacactaaacaatatattaattgcactatagcagtgacaaacggtgcccacaaactgttagggccaacataaagctgtcccaacagcagatctttcttttcagcaccatggagtgaatccttaccacggCTACACcaggctatcagcggagccttgtctggcagcgacaACGGTTAATTCAGCCTTTTAaacatttactgcctttaaaaaaaactgctgatatggctgacttgcttgaaCAAATGTGGTTTGTACTGACAGTTGAGATGTACAAATTATGGCATAAGGGACGacgagtggataagaggcaatctgtaatttcgattaatacattaatgagcgagctaggacggacgtagtcaatatatcaattttttcagcacttttgaaaagtacagcaacagaattcagaacatgggccgttcttacagtattctccctgtacaccaagtcagaaccataggataaataaagggggcatataagcagacaataaaagctcttacaatattcaatgatgacatttctctaaaacaggctataggctacatgtgcaccaccaagtcagaacagtaggctaagttaggaggggaaaagggaccaaattattagggtaagGCTACTAAccgcttactacacaacatacacttagtattactttcttagctacagtatacatatctccctggcatattacatcatttatgcagctgcatacaatacattttttggactcaccttgttgtgctgtgctcacttgaacaggaaggtggcacggcaAGTCCTTAAGGGAAAATTTTGTCATcgaagtctggcattctctggatttatggcgctttcaagacaactgggaactgaaaaaaacaaggtcgaatcaggaatcttcaggtcggagctctaaaAAGAGGACAGTTTCTGACTTGGatttctgagttggatgaccattcaagttcacagttgtcttgagttcactgaagtctgagatttcctagtttcaagtttc contains these protein-coding regions:
- the nudt22 gene encoding uridine diphosphate glucose pyrophosphatase NUDT22, producing MDPEVSVLLHCTAWGGLLEPQVQVELSARFNRQTDPALESHIEEVWTERVTMEPWLFNGAKFRLHSFSLASPQPSCPPTPQPPCMNGGGDRDGRQCSIQKEEEGQHETKGNADSGRAQVLRHQRDQIDGVIGERQHNDKDLSSYKQREGNLRDSQTSTPGCRDQHPAVGSSAAEAQPFPQRDVGGKGEGPTPILTLRLGLTCYRDFLGTNWSQRARKLRQRAEVEYGDPLALLAQPLGVGGVLCTADRQVVLIRRSQQVAEARGLLDIPGGHPEPKAVFEGLDEEDRIRVEMLQWREEAVVRELFSSVCAEIRDEVNVPLCSLGEPILMGIALNHTSAGRPSAEFYISCSLTSTEVRELYWQGGIEAQESTEIVFLSQTEVLRLDQSTPLWSELCPSAKGAVLLYQLVLPDRENKSN